The following is a genomic window from Chitinophagaceae bacterium.
AATCTTTCTCGTCTTGAAGTCAAATTTTCTCTTAAAAATTTCTATAGAATTTATAATAAAAAAAATCCCACCATTTTAATGGCGGAATTTTTTAGAAATGTGAAAGGAATTTTTAGAATTTTTCTCTTTTTTTATTGAGGAATAGGAATACAAGAGCAAAATAGATTTCTATCCCCGTATCCATTATCTATTCTGCTGACCGTAGCCCATATTTTATTATATCGTAAGTATGGGAGAGGGAAGGCAGCTTTTTCTCGGGAATAGGGTAAGTTCCATTCTTCTGAGGTAACGGTTCGGAAGGTATGTGGTGCATTTTTGAGAACGTTATTTTCTTGTGGCATCTTGGTTTCTTTTATTTCTTGAATTTCTGTACGTATAGATATAAGAGCATTACAAAAGGTATCTAATTCTTTTTGGGACTCACTTTCTGTGGGTTCTATCATAAGAGTTCCTGGCACGGGAAATGCTACTGTGGGAGCATGGTATCCATAGTCCATAAGTCGTTTTGCAATGTCTTCTACTTCTATACCGATGGCTTTAAATTCTCTGCAATCTAATATCATTTCGTGGGCGCATCTTCCATTTTTATTTGTATACAGGATTTTATAATGGTCTTTCAATCTTTCTTTTATATAGTTTGCATTGAGAATGGCATATTGAGTGGCTTTGGTTATTCCTTTTTTTCCCATCAGGGAGATATAAGCGTAGGAAATAGTGAGAATACTTGCACTTCCAAAAGGAGCAGAAGATACAGCACCAATGCCTTGCATACTTACTTGTGGGGTAAAAATATGTTCGGGTAAAAATGGTGTCAAATGAGCCGCAACGGCTATAGGTCCCATACCTGGTCCTCCCCCACCGTGAGGAATGCAAAATGTTTTATGTAAATTGAGATGGCAAACATCTGCTCCAATACTTGCAGGGCTTGTCAGTCCTACTTGTGCGTTCATATTTGCTCCGTCCATGTATACTTGTCCTCCTGCATTATGAATTATATCACATACTTCGGTAATAGAATCTTCGAATACTCCATGTGTAGATGGGTAAGTTATCATAAGGCAATTGAGTTGGTCTTTATGCTGCTCTACTTTGATTTTGAGGTCTTGTATATCTATATTTCCTTTTTCGTCACAGGGTACTATTACTATTTTTAACCCTGCCATAGAGGCACTTGCGGGGTTAGTTCCGTGTGCGGATGCTCCTATAAGGGCTATGTTTCTGTGTGGGTTTCCTTTGGATAGATGATATGCCCGTATTACCATAAGACCTGCATATTCTCCTTGTGCTCCTGAGTTGGGTTGAAAAGATACTCCTGTGAATCCTGTTATTTCTTTTATGGAATGAGATAGTTCTTGTATTAAAGAGAGATAACCTTTTGTTTGCTCTTGGGGGGCAAAGGGATGTATATTGGCAAAACCTTCCCATGTGAGGGGTATCATTTCTGTAGTGGCATTAAGTTTCATAGTGCAGCTGCCAAGGGAAATCATACTATGTACCATAGATATATCTTTGTTTTCTAGGTATTTGATATAACGGAGCATTTCGTGTTCGGTTCTGTGAGTGTGAAAGATTGTATGATTCAGGAAAGTGCTACTGCGAATGAACTTTTGAGGAATATGAATATCTACTTCTTGTGGGATGGTTTCTGTTTTTTGAGTGTATACGGATGCAAAAATATCTATTATTTTTTGAATATTTTCTATGGTATCTGTTTCGTTCAAGGCAATAAAGAGGTAAGGATCTGTATATCGAAAATTGATAGCATTTTCTTCTGCTGTTTTTTTTATT
Proteins encoded in this region:
- the gcvP gene encoding aminomethyl-transferring glycine dehydrogenase → MKVKIDAKENFEERHHGKSEKELTNMLSVVGVKNVEELIQQTIPPHILLKKELQLTDSMSETDFLKHIQKKSNENKVFKSYIGLGYYETITPSVILRNILENPGWYTAYTPYQAEISQGRMEALINYQTMVCDLTGMELANASLLDEGTAAAEAMALLFDCKNKEKGNTFFVDNTLFPQTIEVLKTRAEPLGIHLIIDQVKKIDANDKNIFGILIGYPNGEGEVICYEETIKQLKNQQIKIAFCTDLLALTILKPPGEYGADVVVGSSQRFGVSMGFGGPHAAFFATKEAYKRSIPGRIIGVSLDKEGNKTYRMALQTREQHIRREKATSNICTAQVLLAVIASMYAVYHGPDGLQKIAYKILALTQALHNALKLLGISQKNEHFFDTLKLHIAPDIQAKIKKTAEENAINFRYTDPYLFIALNETDTIENIQKIIDIFASVYTQKTETIPQEVDIHIPQKFIRSSTFLNHTIFHTHRTEHEMLRYIKYLENKDISMVHSMISLGSCTMKLNATTEMIPLTWEGFANIHPFAPQEQTKGYLSLIQELSHSIKEITGFTGVSFQPNSGAQGEYAGLMVIRAYHLSKGNPHRNIALIGASAHGTNPASASMAGLKIVIVPCDEKGNIDIQDLKIKVEQHKDQLNCLMITYPSTHGVFEDSITEVCDIIHNAGGQVYMDGANMNAQVGLTSPASIGADVCHLNLHKTFCIPHGGGGPGMGPIAVAAHLTPFLPEHIFTPQVSMQGIGAVSSAPFGSASILTISYAYISLMGKKGITKATQYAILNANYIKERLKDHYKILYTNKNGRCAHEMILDCREFKAIGIEVEDIAKRLMDYGYHAPTVAFPVPGTLMIEPTESESQKELDTFCNALISIRTEIQEIKETKMPQENNVLKNAPHTFRTVTSEEWNLPYSREKAAFPLPYLRYNKIWATVSRIDNGYGDRNLFCSCIPIPQ